The genomic window ATATCTTAGTTCTTTTTttagatacttattttttactttaatttattaatgattaaataatcaatccGTTGTTTAGTTACCCAACATGCACTTCAGCATCAAATAAACACTCTGCAACAGCAAATGCAGCAACAACAGTTtatgcagcagcagcagcaacaacagcagcagcaacaacgACCAGTTAATACAACTATTCAGCAAATACTGAGTGGTAATTATCCTAGGTACCATGGAAcccaacaacaacaacaacagcaacaacagCAGCAATCCAATAATATGAATGGCCGcagtaagttttatttttaatttttttttatttacatttaaattgaaacttgatttttacaataattataaattaaatactttattgttggcataacagttttaaaaaaaatcattgtccTTAAATTGTTATCTGTTATGAATAatcaatagaataataatataatgtttgtaatttttatagatataaattatggtTCAGGTGATAAATCGCGTATGAACCGGGTGCAGTCTCCTGTTAGCAATCAGCTTGCACGTTGGTTTTCTCCAGAACTGTTGGCACAAGCTCGTGCTGGCCGTTTACCAAACATGCCTGCTATGACACAAAATGTAAACATGCTGAGTGTCGAAGATATCGAAAAGTTCCAAGTTGGTGGTCGTTCTTAAGTAGTTAAAATTGTGGCGACTTCAAATTGGTGtaaaaactcataaaaaaaaattaattaaacaagttGTTAttccttttaaatatttatagggtCTTCTACAAGTcgaaatattttctttcttttccttttgttttaatatgaggttcttaatttaatttaagttcagtgttttttttccactgacctatttttaaaatatttcctcAGAGCaattcagaattgtttttcttttatttttgcatgtttaaacaaaaaattaactattattttttgaaaaaattgtaattttattctcATGAACTTGAATcgcatacttattttatataatacattataatttctttaagaTTATGAACCTCTTGTGtacaaaaattcattattatatctatagaaAACAACGTGTATATAAGTGCaaagaattattttcttatgtaCCATTTGTCTGTGATGTTAGAAGTTGTATATGAAATGTAAGTTTGATAAGTCTTTGTATTACtagagttaaaaataataataataaacaattgaaCCGCTACAGCGgagatattatgtatgaagaaataaactattgtaattataatatacttatagtttttgacaaaCTCATTTCCATTGTTTTCTTAGTGCTCAGTGAGTaaatgttttctttacgtTACACATACatgtaaacatatatattatatatatatgaatattatattaaacaaatgttattattatatatattttttttttcattttgtgtttattattttattcaattaaataacttatatacaaattacataaattacatattattattataatatgtagagtacaacaacaacaacgacaacaaaacaaataccaacagtttaatttacataaaaagaaGTTAAATCTGCAAGGGATATGTAATGGTTATGTCTAAtactttataacattaaataaactttcaaaaattgttaaactttatttttattttaataatatatataaaatgataaaacataacagatacaattaaaatattacttgttaAGTGCACAAAAAATAGTCCAGCTTGTGGGGTAaccataataaaagttaatagcCACTAATAAAGAAGCCTTCACCTCAAAGTCAttcttacataattatacttgTAAAGATGTTCACTACTCagttggggggggggggggtaaatTAATAGTCAGTGGACCAATAAGTTTTAGATAATAACAaagaatagtaaataaaaaaataataataataattttgtttaacacGCCTCAACTTTAAATTGTACTGTAATAGAACAGAAAAACACTATAATtcacatataaaatactatgttAAATGAcgtgtacatatattaatcaACTTCCACCTATAATTCGGTTAAGTTTAATTTGACGGAGCTGGTTGTAAAgtaatgtttacatttttttgatcatCTGCAACAGCTTGCTTACATGTGATGGTGGTAGTGGTAGTTGAAGTGCTAGTGGTCTTTAAAGCTCCGACTGAAAAACATGGCTCGCACACTCTTACAGGTTCATAAAGTTGTTCAGCTGGCAGAGGAACCAGATTTCGTGAACAGTCGGCACAGAATATTTTACCGCaacttctaataataaaaaaatcaatgtgaaattaataaaacaatataatgtattaaaaaaaggtcTTTAACTTGCCTACAATGATGCTTCCGTCTTCCCAGCCAGAACTTGTTGTCGCACGACATACACTGGGTAACCGCGTGATCCGGCACCCACAGGGTTGGTTGAGCATCGAACGACTCCACAGGTTCCCACGACAATGTCGTCTCTCCTCCTGTGCTGCTACACACGGATACCTTCAAAAAATTACTCCACCCTCATTCTAATACATGACTAGATAAATGTATCAGTGTACCCAAAAAAGGCtgctaatacttttaaattttaaatgaattacgCACATCATCATCAGTTTTGTCTGCTAGTGATAGACCATTCACATCAGGCGTAGGTGTTGTTTCAATACCGTTACAACGATGGCTTGCTTGCCGCAACAGTACTAGCCGAGTGACATGTAATTCATTTTGAAGAGCTGCTTCTCTCGTCTAAAAccaaacattttgataatactagtagttaatttttataattattgatttttttttaccttatgTTCTAAATTTAACTGCTGTAGTCTATTTTGTACATCATCTACAAGTGGTAACAGTCCATCAACAGTATTTAAGATACAATTAGTTGGACTTGAATGTCGttctacattaaaaaatacaacatgaatattcaataatgAATAGATAGTATCATTTAAGCAAAcaaaacatgttattatattatatttaaatattaagcaactttttaattgtttacctATACCATTTTCCTCAGCAATAATACTTGACAATGAACTAGAATTGGTATCTGAAGATTTATCATCTCTTTCGtctaaagatattatatcttCCGGTTTTGAGAACTCTACGCATGGATCTTCACTGCTTATCACAATAGGCTGATCAATTCTTATTATTGGATCAATTATGCCATCCATACCCATTCtagaatgaaatttttttaataaggttAATAAGTTCTTAAAAAGGATACCAGTAACTATATGTAAAagcaataaatttttttcccctTAAGATAATTGAAACTATACACTTAGTCACTTTAACAGTGCAGTGAGCccctaaaaatgtttatactatgAGGCAAATGCCTGTCACTTCATCACCGCATCACATTAGCATTGTTTATGGTAAGCAGATTTaactgtatttaattaatcaaaaaatattgttcaaatatataggtattgtgcTAACAAACAACTTACATAGGATTACATATTTCAGTAGTTTTTGTTAGTTGAGGCCCATCAGTAAATGGTCCAACATATAAATCTCTCCAAAGATTCATATCTCTCACATTACAACTGATCCATAAAACctaaaatcaaacataattatattgtttaagaaaaaaatttgttaattagattaataatattacattgtccGATTGAGatgaatataaatgatttttacacTCAGCAGATGCAGCCAAATGTTTCCAAACAGAAAATGTAGCAGTACCTATCCCTGTGCGTTTTCTTTCGGCACCACTATTGCACAAAAATGTACCAAAAAGATTTGAGTATGTGTGTTGTGCTAATTTGACTAAGTAGGTTTTGGAAAATTCAAAAGCACAAGGATACTGTGACATTACATTATGCACACAGTCCAACCATTGAATAAATACTGGACATCGTTCATTCGGATCTTCACCTTGACCACGGTCAGCAAATTTATGTCCAAAATCTAACCATTCTCTCTGACATAAAACACGAAAACCATCAATTGTTCGATAATAAGAATCCAACATTAGTTCAGCCAAAGAGACAATTTGAGGAGTTCGATCCCAACCATCTGAGCAATGAACAAGAACTGGTTgcatttcaaattcaatagTTGCCGCAACAGTATTAGCAGCATGAAGGAGAccacttatattatgtaaccatCGTGTGTTTTCCAATAAACTGTACCAgctaaatgaaatattagattaattattagaaataaagaaaataggttaacacaatattttgaaaaacatactTTGGAAGATCAGGAGGTGAAGCACATAGTTGACGAAGTAAGTGAAAACTTTTTCTCACTGCATGAATATTTGCCAAATTCATGAATCGAATTTCACACCCAGGATAATATTCGGGACATTCACATCCTCCACCTCTAGCTCGATTAGCCACAGCAGACGGATATGATCGTGCATCAATTACaactaatttctaataaaattataaaaaaggattgttaaatataaacacatcatgttttttttttaaggttttttatatttactttaggttttttagatttattttggcAAGATTCAGCAATTGCTTTCAATAAGTCTTCATCTTCAGAGGATCTCCACCCTAACCAACCCACTTCAGGTTGGGAACATCTTGCTAAAATAGCTCCATTACCCTTAtgtctaatattaattttaaagtcataatatacatttagaatttttaatatgagaaaattaattaaaatgtataaattaacaatttgaatttatcattttacctCCATACGATTACTGGAACTCGTTTGGAACTACGGAATTTGGCAGCAGCTTCCAAAGTTTGATCAGTAATACAAGAAGGAACCAATAATCGATTTGGATAAgaggtacataatttatagtccCAATTTACCTTAGAAATACGCCATTTAGAGTTATCACTTAGAACACTTATATTTAGTCTTTCAATCTGTATAatggatataaaattataaaattaaaagtatttagtttaatataatttattctttaattaatttacctctttcataaaataatcatcatcACCATCATGACCTAAGTTAGAAGAAATATCTTCATTACATTGATCTTCAATTGCCCAAGCATGAAATGCAAACGCGAAAACATCTTGAACGTTTTTAGGTGATACTATTACTCTGGTCAATCGCTTATACCACTCCAAACATAAATCATTTGTAGTAAAAGTacacctaaaataataaaatatattaatatgatgtattaattattttagtaaatattttttgagtatttaattGGTTACAATTAGCttagttttataatcatatttctaataatcagatcttataaaaaataataattaaattttaatttccaaaatTTCTAATTGACACATcgagatattataaataaattaaaagtttcaaataaaacttaaataaatcaaatcaaacttatgatatatttatgtatttaaattagaagAATTAAGCTTCTTTCTGAATAAGAAACCTTTAGaagttatcatataaatttaatgaaatgaaaatataaatcaaagttATAGACTTACAGTTATACTAAAATGATTAACAGTCATAAATATAAGGtaggtgttttaattttaacttttcattattttttttgtttattatattattattatgttactagatactttatttttatttgttcaaaatatcacattcaataatttatagaatttgttattttttggaaGGTGGacaatgacaaaaatatttaaataaaaacttgagctataaaaattactaaaaatgaaattaatataaaattaattgtagatcgcttataaattgtaactaCAATCAAGattaatatagatagatacttctgatatagaatatagatatgataaatatatataggataTAGAAACCTATACAACAAAccttatttgttaaaaaatgtaattttcattaaataattattcttaataagaatattgcttagatgaaattaatttattgtagataTAACAGATTAAGTTTTtgtgtttgtttaaaaaataatttatgcataGTGCTTACCTGCATGTCCGAGAATCTTTGCagctaattattatgtaaaatagatCTTTTATTTCAATCATTTCAATAAGGCCCAATGGTATGTTGCTGTCTTGAATGCCTCTTCTTCGTTTTGACCCTTCATTAGATACTTTTAGGTAAAAACGGTAATTGGACAGTGCTAATACAGTGTTATTGGCACCGCGACCTAAGTATTCAACAGATTCACCAGCTAAAGGAACAAAAGGCACCAATGGTGGTTCTAAAGTTGGAGGACTCTCATCGGTCTCCAAATCTCTTTTTGGATACAATTCAGAGGCTCGTACATGACACATAGACTGAGTCACAGTTGATGAACTGCCAGATGAATCAGATAACTCCATCTAAAATGgtagaaaatatgttattaaacctTTAactatctaaaattttaaatctatatcaTAAGTTACtttaatacatacacataatatatgaatggTAAAAAGGGTTTAATGagaaacttttattttcaacattaaagTTTAGTATAGATCAAATTGACCTGAATAgatctaaaaaaaagtaagtaacttaaatctataataacatttaagtgAGATCTGTTAAatctgtaaaattttaaaatattttaagtattttcattttttaagcttgataatattctaatttataacaatacctTTATAAAAgaagcttttttttataacaaataatatttatagaactaTTCTCAATGacataaaatacagtaaatgCAGTGTACTCAAATATATCCAAAATGGTTCACATCAAATAAGaatgttatgtaaaattaaattagaaattaccaaaagaaaatgaaaaaaaaataatattcaaaacttaTACCAAATTATCAACTACCTATGTAGTATGATTTTATGTACATACTAAATTGACGTTTAATCAATGGACTTGATAACACTGGacgtttaaaactatttaatgcttaaatattttattcatattgaaTAACATAGGAAGTAGGAACCAACTAattgcttatatattattcataacacactattgaataatactactacattatatatatatatttaaatgaaattcaatataatattatgtcgataCCGTTTAACCACACTAACCGTTTAAATAACACTGGACAGTCAAAGGTCAAAACAAAACGTTCTgtttacattatgtataatcaTCGTCGAAATATTCGGAACTAGAAAAGTAGATAAAGAAATAAGATGAAATCGGTAAATCTTAagagttatttttagtttgcGGCTATGATGTTCCGAGTGTAACTTCTCaatacatgtaatataataaaattaattatctactCAAAACGGCTAAAGCCTATAGGTTCATAATATCGACTTTTAATTTGACATTGATGTACACAAATTGAttggatattaattatataggtatgctgtatacactattatttgtttttatcacaCCAACCAACTGATAGTGAAATCGCGGAATAAAAGAAATCATTTAATCTtcctattgtaaaattaacattCGCAAGACACTAGACAGACATTCTAAACAATTCGAATTTGATTGACATAATTCGTGATGTTTTTGGATCAACAAATAACATCATACGGCAACTAAATAAGAGAGAAAAATATCGTCCAGTCATTGAATCTAATAGCTGCAGGCACACACTATCAAATTGCACTAGACAACCTTGTCGACAAcacagtacctataataatataatattaaacatctgGCATAAAATGCGACATAAGAACAAAGTTGAATGGGAATACGTTTTACTTGTTTATCGTTTCACCGTGACCAGCGGGAAGTTACccctcattagtcattactgtATTCAGTAAAATTGCATACTTCGAAAATAGCTAACGTCGCGTTCTAGTTTCGCGAAGGTCGTCTGCCTTTAAATgtccataattatattattatcgattgttattaattattcattatcgtTATACGGTGGTTTATGCTACGAAGGGAggttaaagttttatattatagtcgtacCCTTCTCATCCCCCCATTGAGGTAATTCTGCAAGATCCGGAAAActcacttttttaaaatatgattagtgTTCGTGCATTTCCGTCGGACCAGGAAGACAATTTTTCCTCGATGTGATGTCGGTCCGTCGGGCAGAGCGTTATGTCGTTATTGTGGTTCACGACTGCAACGGCGATTATTCTCTATTACGCGATACGATTTTAGTCGCGGCATTCCGCGGAAAAACCATCGAGCGGCGTACCGACTGGCACGTCGTGCGGGTGTTTTCCACGGACGTGTATCATGTTCCTCgacgattatataataaaaataataataatattattgttgttattatttaaattattattattttagttgtcgTCACTGATGCGTCAACGATAGGTTCACGCatgtaagatataataatgacgataacaatattaaaacactTTGAAATACATCCACTAAACGACGTCCGGAGCGCACATCGacgaaaatactaaaaaaaatggtaaaataaagAGATAcgattaatagtaataataattattattgaacgtaaacactaaataaaacacaacaaCATATAGTTTAGAacaatgcaataaaaaataatattacatgtaaATGGATAGTGAGTACCAGGGTACCTATGTGGCTATGTGCAAGTGTGCaacgaaatattatgttagaacttaggtgtgtatttatatatatatttagcaaCAATCGTGTTCAAAGGATGAAATTCGATTAAAAAACCCATATGACAACTACAGTGGTCGCCCGTCAGTTACAGATGGTTAGTAGACGCTTAGGTTGGTCACACCATCGGCGCTTCgaccataaatattatcaaagaaCCGTAACAATAACACGAACATAGATaacaatatcttaaaattaatattactttatgcATCATAACCCGCTAATTTGTATGATAGggtaaaacataaatcattttattaatgttttcttttattaattttttttttttttaaatcgtaactcttatttactaatt from Aphis gossypii isolate Hap1 chromosome 1, ASM2018417v2, whole genome shotgun sequence includes these protein-coding regions:
- the LOC114124124 gene encoding myotubularin-related protein 3 isoform X1; this encodes MELSDSSGSSSTVTQSMCHVRASELYPKRDLETDESPPTLEPPLVPFVPLAGESVEYLGRGANNTVLALSNYRFYLKVSNEGSKRRRGIQDSNIPLGLIEMIEIKDLFYIIISCKDSRTCRCTFTTNDLCLEWYKRLTRVIVSPKNVQDVFAFAFHAWAIEDQCNEDISSNLGHDGDDDYFMKEIERLNISVLSDNSKWRISKVNWDYKLCTSYPNRLLVPSCITDQTLEAAAKFRSSKRVPVIVWRHKGNGAILARCSQPEVGWLGWRSSEDEDLLKAIAESCQNKSKKPKKLVVIDARSYPSAVANRARGGGCECPEYYPGCEIRFMNLANIHAVRKSFHLLRQLCASPPDLPNWYSLLENTRWLHNISGLLHAANTVAATIEFEMQPVLVHCSDGWDRTPQIVSLAELMLDSYYRTIDGFRVLCQREWLDFGHKFADRGQGEDPNERCPVFIQWLDCVHNVMSQYPCAFEFSKTYLVKLAQHTYSNLFGTFLCNSGAERKRTGIGTATFSVWKHLAASAECKNHLYSSQSDNVLWISCNVRDMNLWRDLYVGPFTDGPQLTKTTEICNPIMGMDGIIDPIIRIDQPIVISSEDPCVEFSKPEDIISLDERDDKSSDTNSSSLSSIIAEENGIERHSSPTNCILNTVDGLLPLVDDVQNRLQQLNLEHKTREAALQNELHVTRLVLLRQASHRCNGIETTPTPDVNGLSLADKTDDDVSVCSSTGGETTLSWEPVESFDAQPTLWVPDHAVTQCMSCDNKFWLGRRKHHCRSCGKIFCADCSRNLVPLPAEQLYEPVRVCEPCFSVGALKTTSTSTTTTTITCKQAVADDQKNVNITLQPAPSN
- the LOC114124124 gene encoding myotubularin-related protein 3 isoform X3, whose product is MELSDSSGSSSTVTQSMCHVRASELYPKRDLETDESPPTLEPPLVPFVPLAGESVEYLGRGANNTVLALSNYRFYLKVSNEGSKRRRGIQDSNIPLGLIEMIEIKDLFYIIISCKDSRTCRCTFTTNDLCLEWYKRLTRVIVSPKNVQDVFAFAFHAWAIEDQCNEDISSNLGHDGDDDYFMKEIERLNISVLSDNSKWRISKVNWDYKLCTSYPNRLLVPSCITDQTLEAAAKFRSSKRVPVIVWRHKGNGAILARCSQPEVGWLGWRSSEDEDLLKAIAESCQNKSKKPKKLVVIDARSYPSAVANRARGGGCECPEYYPGCEIRFMNLANIHAVRKSFHLLRQLCASPPDLPNWYSLLENTRWLHNISGLLHAANTVAATIEFEMQPVLVHCSDGWDRTPQIVSLAELMLDSYYRTIDGFRVLCQREWLDFGHKFADRGQGEDPNERCPVFIQWLDCVHNVMSQYPCAFEFSKTYLVKLAQHTYSNLFGTFLCNSGAERKRTGIGTATFSVWKHLAASAECKNHLYSSQSDNVLWISCNVRDMNLWRDLYVGPFTDGPQLTKTTEICNPIMGMDGIIDPIIRIDQPIVISSEDPCVEFSKPEDIISLDERDDKSSDTNSSSLSSIIAEENGIERHSSPTNCILNTVDGLLPLVDDVQNRLQQLNLEHKTREAALQNELHVTRLVLLRQASHRCNGIETTPTPDVNGLSLADKTDDDHRRRDDIVVGTCGVVRCSTNPVGAGSRGYPVYVVRQQVLAGKTEASL
- the LOC114124124 gene encoding myotubularin-related protein 3 isoform X2; translated protein: MELSDSSGSSSTVTQSMCHVRASELYPKRDLETDESPPTLEPPLVPFVPLAGESVEYLGRGANNTVLALSNYRFYLKVSNEGSKRRRGIQDSNIPLGLIEMIEIKDLFYIIISCKDSRTCRCTFTTNDLCLEWYKRLTRVIVSPKNVQDVFAFAFHAWAIEDQCNEDISSNLGHDGDDDYFMKEIERLNISVLSDNSKWRISKVNWDYKLCTSYPNRLLVPSCITDQTLEAAAKFRSSKRVPVIVWRHKGNGAILARCSQPEVGWLGWRSSEDEDLLKAIAESCQNKSKKPKKLVVIDARSYPSAVANRARGGGCECPEYYPGCEIRFMNLANIHAVRKSFHLLRQLCASPPDLPNWYSLLENTRWLHNISGLLHAANTVAATIEFEMQPVLVHCSDGWDRTPQIVSLAELMLDSYYRTIDGFRVLCQREWLDFGHKFADRGQGEDPNERCPVFIQWLDCVHNVMSQYPCAFEFSKTYLVKLAQHTYSNLFGTFLCNSGAERKRTGIGTATFSVWKHLAASAECKNHLYSSQSDNVLWISCNVRDMNLWRDLYVGPFTDGPQLTKTTEICNPIMGMDGIIDPIIRIDQPIVISSEDPCVEFSKPEDIISLDERDDKSSDTNSSSLSSIIAEENGIERHSSPTNCILNTVDGLLPLVDDVQNRLQQLNLEHKTREAALQNELHVTRLVLLRQASHRCNGIETTPTPDVNGLSLADKTDDDQHRRRDDIVVGTCGVVRCSTNPVGAGSRGYPVYVVRQQVLAGKTEASL